The DNA segment TTCGCCAAGGACGCCGCGGGCACCGGTGTCACCGTCAACTCCGTCATCGCCGGCCCCACCCGCACCGGCGGGGTCGAGGAGTTCGTCCGCGAACTCGTCGGCACCGAACTGCCCTGGGACGAGGCGCAGCGGGCGTTCATGGTCAGGTACCGGCCCCAGTCCCTGATCCAGCGTCTGATCGAGCCCGAGGAGATCGCCCACATGGTCGTCTACCTGGCCTCCCCGCTGGCCTCCGCGACGACCGGCGGCGCGCTGCGTGTCGACGGCGGCTACGTCGACTCGATCCTCCCCTGAGCCGCCCCCGGGACTCCCCCGGCCCGCCCCCGGTCCGCCCCGGGACTCCCCCGGGCCGTCCCCGGTACTCCCCGGGCCGTCACCGGTCCTCCCCGGGCCGTCCCCGGTCCTCCCTGGGATGTCACCGGCCGGCCGCGCCGTTCCCGGCGAAGCCGCCGCGAGCCCCGGGACCGTGGCGCGGCCCACGCCCCGCCGCGCACCCCGATGCACCCCGGACACGCTGATGCGCCCGCACCTTGCCCGCGTTCGCAGTGGAATTCCGACCAGGGCTACGACGCCACCCTGCGCGCCTTCGGCACACCAGCCTCGCCGATGCGGGCCGCATCCGCGCCGCCGGTGTCTCCAGCTTCCGGCCCGGCCGGCTGAGCAGGCTGCCGGAGGACGCCGCGCCGGCCCCGGCCGCCGGCCAGATCGAGCTGCACCCCGGCCTCCGGCGGCCGGGCCACGCGCGTTCCACGCCCGGCACGGGACCGCCACCGAGGCGTGGAGCCCCACTCGCGCAGGGCGCCGTGCTGGGCAGCCGGTCATCGGCGGCCTGGCCGCCGGGCGCGGGAGGCCCCCCGCCCCCGCCCCTCGCCCGCCGCCAGATCGTCCTGTGCCGGCACCTCCGGCTGGGCAGCATCGTCCTCCCCGAGCCGGCCGCCCCGGCCCGCGTCCGCGAGGACTTCGCCGTCTTCGGCTTCACCCTCACCGCCGAGGAGATGCGGGCCCCGGCCGGACTCGACCGCGGCCTGCGCGCCGGCCCCCGCCCGACGGACTCGACGGGCCCGCACCCACCCCGTCCGGTTTCCGGTCCGGGCGCGCGGCCCGGACCGGAGCCTCCCGGGGGGTCAGGCTGTTCGTGGCGGGCGGACTCGCGGGTGAACGCGGCGGCCAGGTCCTCGGCCGTGAGGTCGCCGGGGTCCAGGCCGAGGATCTGGTCGGACTCCCGGGCGCGTTCGAACATGGCCTGCTCGTAGGCGGCGAGCGCGGCCTGCGTGTCGGCGGGGCGGGCGGCCAGCGCCCGGCCGAGTTCGGCGCCGTCGAGCATGGCCAGGTTGGCGCCCTCGCCGTTGGGAGCGGCGAGGTGCGCGGCGTCGCCGAGGAGGGTCACGCGGGGACGCGGTCCCAGCGGGTGCCGGCCGGCAGGGCGTGCAGGAGGCGCAGGGCCGGGGCGGTGTCGGTGGCGGTGATCAGCGCGGTGAGTTCCGGCGCCCAGCCGGAGAACTCGGCCGCGATCCGCGCGGGCGGCCGCTGCGGGGTCGGTGAAGTCGACGGCGGCGAACCAGTCCTGATCGCGGGTCAGGCCGACGTAGGCGTGCAGGGTGTCGTCGCGCTCCCGGTGGGCGAAGATCTCCCGGCCCCGTGTGGGCACGATCATCGAGCCGCCGCCGACCGCCTTCGCGGTGGCCGGGTGGCGGGTCGCGGCGTCGTACAGGTAGGTCTCCACGACCGACCTGCCGGTGTATGCGGGCACGGCCGCGGTGAGCAGGGGGGGGACGCGGGACCAGGCGCCGTCCGCGCCGACCAGCAGGTGTGTGTCCACGCGCGTGCCGTCGGCGAAGGCCACCTCGTGGCGGCCCCCGCCCAGGGCGCGGGCGCGGGTGACCTTGCGGCCCCAGCGGACGGTGCCGGGCGGCAGCGAGTCGAGGAGGACCCGCCGCAGTTCGCCGCGCTGCACCTCGGGGCGTGTGCCGGTGCCGTCGTCGCTCTGCTCGAACAGGACGGACCCGTCCGTGCGCAGGACCCGCATCGCCTGCCGGCCCTCCAGGACGACGGCCCGGAACTCGTCCGTCAAACCGGCTGTCTCCAGGGCCAGCTGGCCGTTGTAGTCGTGGATGTCGAGCAGTCCGCCCTGTGCGCGGGCGGCCGGTGAGGGTTCCGCCTCGTAGACGGTGACCGGTATGCGGTGCAGGTGCAGGACACGGGCGAGGGTGAGGCCGCCGAGTCCGGCACCGATGATGGTGACATCCGTGGTCATGAGAGGGGGGTCCTTCCCGTCGTGTCGTCAGGCGCTGCGGTGACCGGGCCCGGCGCGGGGCCGGTGTCCGGTGGCTCCACTGTCCGGGCGGGCGTCGACAGTTCACCGACAGGCCGGCGACAGCACCGACAACGGGCCGACACCCGCGCCGGCCGCAAAGCGGCCGAAGAGGGGCGGCCCGTTCGCGCAGCAGGGGTGATGTCCCGCGAGCCTCGCCCCGGCGGGGGTTGAACCTCGCGCGGTGTGAGGACGCGTCGTGGCTCCCTGACCACTTCCGCGACCTGGAGAGTGGGCCGGCTCGCGCGGCCGGCGGACTGACCGTGCGCACGCCGCACCACTGGGACACCATCGGCCTGCTCAGCCCTCGCGGCGCACCCCGGGCGGGCACCGGGAGTACACCGAGGACGACCTCGTACGCCCCTACCGGGTGCCGGCGCTGCGCGGCCTGGGGCCGGGGCTGGACACCATCGCCGTCTGCCTCGACGCCCCGGCGCAGCAGGTCCCGCTCGACGAACTGGCCCAGGTCCCGGACCGATACGCCGCCGCAGGCCCCGCACACGGAGGTGACCTCCGCGACCGGGTCGCCGTGATCATCATTCTCCGCCCGTCTCCGCGCCCGGCGTCAGCCGCCGTGCTGCCGTGCTGCCGTGCTGCCGTGCTGCCGTGCTGCCGTGCTGCCGTGCTGCCCGATCCTGTCGCACGTACGGCCGGGGCGGCGACCGGATAGGCGAGCGCCCAGGCGCCGCGGGACGGCGGAGGGGGCGGGAGGGGCGGGGGTGCCGGTGGGTTCGCGAGGGCGCCCCGCGCCGCCTGACGGGTCGTCATGGTGCGGGCGGGGGCTGTCTGACGTGCCGGAAGAGGAACGCGTCACAGCGCACCGGCGGGCGTTGCCGCGCGTGTTCGTTCGTTGCTAGCTTCACTGCGCAAGTGAGTTGGAATTCCAAACTGAGATGGGACGAACATGAGCCTCCCTGACGGCCGGACCGCCGGCACCCTCAGTCCTCCGGAGGAACGACCGCGGCTCGGGGTGGTCTTCACGGTGATCGCCGCCGGGGTGGCGATGGCCAACCTGGACGTGTTCATCGTCAATGTGGCGCTGCCGGACATCGGGCACCAGTTCTCGGGGACGTCGCTGGCGTCCCTGTCGTGGGTGCTGAACGCGTACGCGGTGGTGTTCGCGGCGCTGCTGGTGCCGGCGGGCAATCTCGCGGACCGGGTCAACCCGCGGACCGCCTATCTGTCGGGCATCGTGCTGTTCACGCTCTCCTCGGTGCTGTGCGCGCTGGCGCCGGGGATCTGGTTCCTGGTCGGGCGCGGGTGCTGCAGGCGGTCGGCGCGGCGATGCTGATCCCCTCCTCGCTGGGTCTGCTGCTGGCGACCGCTCCGCCGGACAAGCGGCTCGCGTCGGTGCGCGGGTGGACGGCGATCAGCGGTGTGGCCAGTGCGCTGGGTCCGGTGCTGGGCGGGCTGCTGACCGATCTGAGCTGGCACTGGGTGTTCCTGGTGAACGTGCCGATCGGGGTGGCCGCGCTGCTGGGCGGGCTGCGGGTGCTGCCGCGGGTTCCCTCCCGGACCTGCCGCGGGCGGACGTGCTCGGTGCCGCCGTGCTGACCGTGTCCATCGCCCTGGTCGCGCTCGGCCTGGTCAAGGGCGACGACTGGGGCTGGGCGTCGGAGAAGTTCCTGGCGCGCTGGTGCTCGGGGTGCTGGGGCTGGTCTGGTTCACGGTGCGTTCCGCCCGCCACGCTCGCCGGTGCTGCCGCTGCCGCTGTTCAAGTTCCGCGGTTTCAGCCCGTCCTCGTTCTCCAACGTGCTGTTCGCCGTCGCCTTCGCGGCCATGCTGCTGTCGACGGTGCTGTGGTGCCAGGACGTGTGGCACTGGTCGGCGGTGCGGACCGGGCTCGCGATCTTCCCCGGGACGCTGCTGCCGCCGGCGCTGGCCATGAGCATCGGGCCGGTCATCCACCGCTTCGGCTCCAGCGTGGTCGCCTTCGCCGGGTGCGTCGTCTTCGGCGCGGGCATCGCCTGGTGGCTGGTGCGGCTCTCGCCGGACGCCGGCTACGCGGGCGGGATGCTGCCCGCATGCTCCTCACCGGCATCGGCGTCGGCCTGACCCTGCCCACGCTGATCAGCGCCGGCGTCTCCGGCCTGCCGCCGCAGAGCTTCTCCACCGGCTCCGGCGTCATCACCATGGCCCGCCAGGCCGGCACCGTCCTCGGCATCTCCCTGCTGGTGGCCACCATGGGCTCCGGCGCCGCCCACCCGGCGGACGCCTTCGACCGGGGCTGGGAGATGACCCTGGGCGCCACCGCGGCCGCCGCGATCGCCTGCCTCTTCGTCGGCACCGTCGGCAAAACCCCCGCCCCACCCGCCCGCACAACCCGCCGGGACGCAGGAGCCGGCCGGGCGGCCGGGGACGCCGGCGGGGCGTAACGGCGCGCCGCCACCGCCCCCTCGGGCCGCCCGCCGGGGCGAGCAAGGCGCCGCGGACGGCGCGTGAGGACGCCCGGCCCCGGCCCGGCCCCCTCGGGCCCGGACCCCGACGCCCCGGCCCGGGCCGGGCCCGGCGAGAGCCGCGCCACGCCAGGAACCGCGCCACGCCAGGAGCCGCACCGCGGCTGGGACCGCACCCGACAGGAGCCGGGCGCGACGGGGCCGGGCCGAGGGGGCCGGCGGCCGGTCAGATCACCCGATCTGACCGGCCGTCAGCTTTTTCCGGGAACCGCGGCACCGAATTCCGTTTTCGCGCGGCGCGTTCGGCGCATGGAGCGCACCGGGGATTCACGCCGTCACATCCGTTCGACACATGGAGACATGACGTACGCCACACCGGTAATGCCGCAACGGGGCGCCGACAACGGTGTCTTTGCTTCCCGCGGAGGCGGACTGCCGTATTCCGTCCGCGTGTTCACGGCCCCGGCGCGGCGGTTGGCACCGCCGACACGCCTTCCCGGCGGACATGACCTTACCGGCGCGTAACTCTTGCGTATCCGCTGATCGCGGGGATTGCCGGGGGGCGACGAAGATTGTTATTGTCGCTCGAACAATCGAGTTGGACATTCCAACTCGACGGCGTACAACGAGTACAGAGAGCCCTTCGGAGTTAGGGCTCTGCACCATTAGCACCGCGAACCACGTGCCCGGCCGGATCACCTGCCTCGGACACGCTGATGCACCGCGCACCACCGGTATTCACCGAACTCGCCCTGTACCGCTCTGAAGGACACCACCCCCGTACCGCACGCACCGCATGCCCGGCTGCCGTCGAATACCCGGAGTGAGAGTGAGCCCCACCAAAACCCTGGCGGACCCGATCGACGTGATGGGCCGTCTGCTGTCCTTCGAGGGCAAACAGGACCCCTACCCCCTGTACGAGCAGATGCGGGCCACGGACCGGTCGTCGACGTGGGCGGCGCCCACCTCTTCGTCACCGGCCATGCCGAATGCGCGCGGGCACTGCGCGAGGCGGACCTGCTGTCGACCGACGCCGCCGTCCAGGACGTACGGCTGCCCGGCTGGCGCGAGCACGCCTCCTGGTCCTGGCTGACGAAGAACATGCTGTTCTCCAACGACCCGGACCACGAGCGCTACCGGCGGTTCTTCTCCAGCGCCTTCTCCGCGCGCGGTGTGGAGGCGTGGCGGCCCCTGGTCGAACGCCGGGCCGCCCGCGCCGTCGAGCGGGTCGCCCGCCTCGCCGCGGACGGGCGGGAGGTCGACCTGGTCGCGGAGTTCTCCTTCCCGATGGCCGCCGGGGTCATCGGGGAACTCCTCGGCATCCCCGACGAGGACCACGACACCTTCCGCGGCGACGTCGGCGACATCACGCTGGCCCTGGAACCGATCCGCGACATGGGCCAGCTCACCGCCGGGGACGCGGCGATGGAACGCCTCGCCGGCTACTTCCACGACCTGGTCGCCCGCCGCCGGGCACAGCCCACCACCGACCTGACCAGCGCCTTCACCGCGGCCCGTGACGCGGGCGGGGAACTGAGCGAGACCGAGCTGGTCGCCAACCTCATGCTGCTGCTGGTCGCCGCCACCGAGGCACCCCAGGACCTGCTCAGCAACATGGTCCGCCTCGCCCTGGAGCACCCCGCCGAGGGTGAACGGCTGCGCACCGAGGCGGACTTCGCGGCCGGCTTCACCGACGAGACCCTGCGTTTCGAGCCGGCCGCCCAGATCCTGAACCGCGTCGCCTCACGCGACCTGGACTTCTTCGGCGTCAAGGTCGCCAAGGGCGTGCCGCTGACCCTGCTCATCGCCGCCGGCAACCGCGACCCGCGCCGCTTCACCGACCCGGGCGTCTTCGACCCCGCCCG comes from the Streptomyces sp. SUK 48 genome and includes:
- a CDS encoding SDR family oxidoreductase, producing the protein FAKDAAGTGVTVNSVIAGPTRTGGVEEFVRELVGTELPWDEAQRAFMVRYRPQSLIQRLIEPEEIAHMVVYLASPLASATTGGALRVDGGYVDSILP
- a CDS encoding NAD(P)/FAD-dependent oxidoreductase, encoding MTTDVTIIGAGLGGLTLARVLHLHRIPVTVYEAEPSPAARAQGGLLDIHDYNGQLALETAGLTDEFRAVVLEGRQAMRVLRTDGSVLFEQSDDGTGTRPEVQRGELRRVLLDSLPPGTVRWGRKVTRARALGGGRHEVAFADGTRVDTHLLVGADGAWSRVPPLLTAAVPAYTGRSVVETYLYDAATRHPATAKAVGGGSMIVPTRGREIFAHRERDDTLHAYVGLTRDQDWFAAVDFTDPAAAARADRGRVLRLGAGTHRADHRHRHRPGPAPPARPAGRHPLGPRPRVTLLGDAAHLAAPNGEGANLAMLDGAELGRALAARPADTQAALAAYEQAMFERARESDQILGLDPGDLTAEDLAAAFTRESARHEQPDPPGGSGPGRAPGPETGRGGCGPVESVGRGPARRPRSSPAGARISSAVRVKPKTAKSSRTRAGAAGSGRTMLPSRRCRHRTIWRRARGGGGGPPAPGGQAADDRLPSTAPCASGAPRLGGGPVPGVERAWPGRRRPGCSSIWPAAGAGAASSGSLLSRPGRKLETPAARMRPASARLVCRRRAGWRRSPGRNSTANAGKVRAHQRVRGASGCAAGRGPRHGPGARGGFAGNGAAGR
- a CDS encoding MFS transporter yields the protein MSLPDGRTAGTLSPPEERPRLGVVFTVIAAGVAMANLDVFIVNVALPDIGHQFSGTSLASLSWVLNAYAVVFAALLVPAGNLADRVNPRTAYLSGIVLFTLSSVLCALAPGIWFLVGRGCCRRSARRC
- a CDS encoding MFS transporter; the encoded protein is MLQAVGAAMLIPSSLGLLLATAPPDKRLASVRGWTAISGVASALGPVLGGLLTDLSWHWVFLVNVPIGVAALLGGLRVLPRVPSRTCRGRTCSVPPC
- a CDS encoding cytochrome P450, which gives rise to MGGAHLFVTGHAECARALREADLLSTDAAVQDVRLPGWREHASWSWLTKNMLFSNDPDHERYRRFFSSAFSARGVEAWRPLVERRAARAVERVARLAADGREVDLVAEFSFPMAAGVIGELLGIPDEDHDTFRGDVGDITLALEPIRDMGQLTAGDAAMERLAGYFHDLVARRRAQPTTDLTSAFTAARDAGGELSETELVANLMLLLVAATEAPQDLLSNMVRLALEHPAEGERLRTEADFAAGFTDETLRFEPAAQILNRVASRDLDFFGVKVAKGVPLTLLIAAGNRDPRRFTDPGVFDPARTGNSPLTFSGGAHFCLGAALARMSAETAVPLLLRRLPALKLAGAATFRDQIVQRGHGRLPVTAG